The Blastococcus sp. HT6-4 genome window below encodes:
- the dnaN gene encoding DNA polymerase III subunit beta produces the protein MKFRVAREVLADAVAWTARSLPPRPSVPVLAGILLEADGNQLSVSGFDYEVSARAEVDVQTSENGRVLVPGRLLAEITRALPPHPVEITAEGPRLAITCSNARFSLPTLPVEDYPSLPSMPSAAGIVESDVFAEAVAQVAVAAGRDDTLPMLTGVRLEIEDDLITLAATDRYRLAVREFAWRPETSGLSAAVLVPARTLAEAAKTLTSGPEITLSLSSGSSGEGILGLSGKDRRTTTRLLDAEFVKYRAIMPNDSLANATLPVGLFTDAAKRVALVAERGTPLRCEFTPGQVTLRAGGSDDEGQAEERCDVDFDGEPLTIGFNPTFLLDGLAAVHTDRARMDFTSPLKPAVLSGVDEPSTDGDAPAAPAAPQGSYRYLIMPVRLPG, from the coding sequence ATGAAGTTCCGGGTGGCACGTGAGGTGCTCGCCGACGCCGTCGCCTGGACGGCGCGCAGCCTGCCGCCGCGGCCGTCCGTGCCGGTCCTGGCGGGGATCCTGCTCGAGGCCGACGGCAACCAGCTGTCGGTCTCCGGTTTCGACTACGAGGTGTCGGCGCGCGCCGAGGTCGACGTGCAGACCAGCGAGAACGGCCGGGTGCTGGTCCCCGGCCGGCTGCTCGCCGAGATCACCCGTGCGCTGCCGCCGCACCCGGTGGAGATCACCGCCGAGGGCCCGCGCCTGGCGATCACCTGCAGCAACGCGCGGTTCAGCCTCCCGACGCTGCCGGTCGAGGACTACCCCTCGCTGCCATCGATGCCGTCGGCGGCGGGGATCGTCGAGAGCGACGTCTTCGCCGAGGCGGTCGCGCAGGTCGCCGTGGCCGCCGGACGCGACGACACGCTGCCGATGCTCACCGGCGTCCGGCTGGAGATCGAGGACGACCTGATCACCCTGGCCGCCACCGACCGCTACCGCCTGGCGGTGCGCGAGTTCGCCTGGCGGCCGGAGACCTCCGGGCTGTCGGCCGCCGTGCTCGTGCCGGCCCGCACGCTCGCCGAGGCGGCGAAGACGCTGACCAGCGGACCGGAGATCACGCTGTCGCTGTCCTCGGGCAGTTCGGGCGAGGGCATCCTCGGCCTCTCCGGCAAGGACCGGCGGACGACGACGCGGCTCCTCGACGCCGAGTTCGTGAAGTACCGCGCGATCATGCCCAACGACTCGCTGGCCAACGCCACGCTCCCGGTCGGGCTGTTCACCGACGCCGCCAAGCGCGTGGCGCTGGTCGCCGAGCGCGGCACGCCGTTGCGCTGCGAGTTCACCCCCGGCCAGGTCACCCTGCGGGCCGGCGGCAGCGACGACGAGGGCCAGGCGGAGGAGCGCTGCGACGTCGACTTCGACGGCGAGCCGCTGACCATCGGCTTCAACCCGACGTTCCTGCTGGACGGGCTCGCCGCGGTGCACACGGACCGGGCGCGCATGGACTTCACCAGCCCGCTCAAGCCGGCCGTGCTCTCCGGCGTCGACGAGCCGTCCACCGACGGCGACGCCCCGGCCGCGCCGGCCGCCCCGCAGGGCAGCTACCGATACCTGATCATGCCGGTGCGACTGCCCGGCTGA
- the gnd gene encoding phosphogluconate dehydrogenase (NAD(+)-dependent, decarboxylating): protein MQLGLIGLGKMGGNMAERLRRAGHEVVGYDRAPGKRDVDSLPALVEALAAPRVVWVMVPAGDPTKATVKELAELLSPGDVVIDGGNSKYTDDQVHDVMMREKGIGYIDAGVSGGVWGLENGYALMVGGTKEDVAKAQPIFDALKPPAPHDESGQEMPGAGFVHAGPVGAGHFSKMVHNGIEYALMQAYGEGYELLAAVDLVEDVPGVIASWTQGTVIRSWLLDLLVRALDEDPELDAISGYAEDSGEGRWTVEQAIENAVPVPTIAASLFARFSSRQDDSPTMKAVAALRNQFGGHSVRAVQAQEAERPA from the coding sequence GTGCAACTGGGTCTGATCGGGCTGGGGAAGATGGGCGGCAACATGGCCGAGCGGCTGCGCCGCGCCGGTCACGAGGTCGTCGGCTACGACCGGGCTCCGGGCAAACGGGACGTCGACAGCCTCCCCGCGCTCGTGGAGGCGCTCGCCGCCCCCCGCGTCGTCTGGGTGATGGTGCCGGCGGGAGACCCGACGAAGGCGACCGTCAAGGAGCTGGCCGAGCTGCTCAGCCCGGGCGACGTCGTGATCGACGGCGGCAACTCGAAGTACACCGACGACCAGGTGCACGACGTCATGATGCGCGAGAAGGGCATCGGGTACATCGACGCCGGCGTCTCCGGTGGCGTCTGGGGCCTGGAGAACGGCTACGCGCTGATGGTCGGTGGCACCAAGGAGGACGTCGCCAAGGCGCAGCCGATCTTCGACGCGCTCAAGCCGCCGGCACCGCACGACGAGTCCGGGCAGGAGATGCCCGGCGCCGGGTTCGTGCACGCCGGCCCGGTGGGTGCCGGCCACTTCAGCAAGATGGTCCACAACGGCATCGAGTACGCGCTGATGCAGGCCTACGGCGAGGGCTACGAGCTGCTGGCCGCCGTCGACCTCGTCGAGGACGTCCCGGGGGTCATCGCCTCCTGGACCCAGGGCACCGTCATCCGCTCCTGGCTGCTGGACCTGCTGGTCCGCGCGCTGGACGAGGACCCGGAGCTGGATGCGATCAGTGGCTACGCCGAGGACTCCGGCGAAGGTCGCTGGACCGTCGAGCAGGCGATCGAGAACGCCGTCCCGGTGCCGACGATCGCGGCCTCGCTGTTCGCCCGCTTCTCCTCCCGGCAGGACGACTCGCCGACCATGAAGGCGGTCGCCGCGCTGCGCAACCAGTTCGGCGGGCACTCGGTGCGCGCCGTCCAGGCGCAGGAGGCCGAGCGGCCCGCGTGA